One Tamlana carrageenivorans genomic region harbors:
- a CDS encoding ComEA family DNA-binding protein: protein MKSHVTFSRNQRHGIFLLLLLIIVLQGVYFFIDFPSEDVVVDHTRLLQFEKTMDSLRLEKLQKLKPKIKPFNPNYMDDFKGAVLGMSTIEIDRLLDFRSQNQWINSSEEFQNVTQISDSLFEAISPYFKFPDWVKASRAKKEISNNFKGLKTDAEKNDLNTATAIELQHVSGVGKVLSSRIVKYRNSLLGGFTDVVQLEDVYGLNLQVIQNITEQFVVKTPKVIHKIELNTATVNQLVTIPHIDYDLAHRIIEYRQLRSGYNGINELLKVKEFPVNKIKIIQLYLHLEKNIDE, encoded by the coding sequence ATGAAATCTCATGTTACTTTTTCTAGAAATCAGCGGCATGGGATTTTTTTGTTACTCCTATTAATTATTGTTTTACAGGGTGTTTATTTTTTTATCGATTTTCCTTCTGAAGATGTTGTAGTCGACCATACGCGCTTGCTCCAGTTTGAGAAAACCATGGATTCTTTACGTTTAGAGAAACTTCAAAAGTTAAAACCCAAGATTAAGCCCTTTAATCCAAATTATATGGATGATTTTAAAGGTGCTGTCTTAGGGATGAGTACGATCGAGATTGATAGATTGTTGGATTTTAGAAGTCAGAATCAATGGATTAATTCTTCGGAAGAATTTCAAAACGTCACCCAAATATCAGACTCTCTTTTTGAAGCTATTTCACCCTATTTTAAATTTCCGGATTGGGTAAAGGCTTCACGAGCTAAAAAAGAAATATCTAACAATTTTAAAGGCTTAAAAACCGATGCTGAAAAAAACGATCTAAATACAGCTACGGCAATCGAACTTCAGCACGTTTCTGGAGTAGGAAAGGTGCTTTCCAGTCGTATTGTAAAATATAGAAACAGTCTTCTTGGTGGCTTTACCGATGTTGTTCAGTTGGAAGATGTTTATGGACTAAATCTTCAAGTTATTCAAAACATTACCGAACAGTTTGTCGTGAAAACCCCAAAAGTGATCCATAAAATAGAATTAAATACGGCAACAGTAAATCAATTAGTTACTATTCCACACATAGATTACGATTTAGCTCATCGTATTATTGAATACCGACAATTAAGAAGTGGTTATAATGGGATAAATGAATTATTGAAAGTAAAGGAGTTCCCTGTAAATAAAATCAAGATAATTCAATTATATTTGCACCTCGAAAAAAATATAGATGAATAA
- a CDS encoding acyl-CoA dehydrogenase family protein, with protein sequence MNNLYFTEEHNLFRKSLQDFLQKEVVPYIDKWEQTGEIERFVWKKFGEMGFLGIKYPEVYGGMDLDLFYTIILLEELQKVNSGGFAAAIWAHVYLAMTHLNAEGSEAIKQKYLVPSISGDMIGCLCITEPFGGSDVAGMRTTAIKDGDSYIINGSKTFITNGVLSDYLVVAAKTDPTAGGKGISMFVVDRKSIGVSATKLDKLGWRASDTGEIAFDQVKIPAENLLGEAGKGFSYIMQHFALERLIMGVNGHARAEFALNYALQYMSDRQAFGKSIDQFQALRHKVADLSTEVEFCKAFNYAVAYRLNKGEYVVKEATMSKLKSTKVADDVIYECLQFLGGYGYMEDYPLARLLRDSRLGPIGGGTSEILREILAKIIIDKKTYKPAT encoded by the coding sequence ATGAATAACTTGTACTTCACAGAAGAGCATAATCTTTTTAGAAAAAGCCTTCAAGATTTTTTGCAAAAAGAGGTTGTTCCTTACATAGATAAGTGGGAACAAACAGGAGAAATAGAAAGGTTTGTTTGGAAGAAATTTGGAGAGATGGGCTTTTTAGGGATTAAATATCCTGAAGTTTATGGTGGTATGGATTTAGATTTATTCTATACTATTATTCTTCTTGAAGAACTTCAAAAGGTAAATTCAGGAGGTTTTGCTGCAGCTATTTGGGCTCACGTTTATTTAGCGATGACGCATCTTAATGCTGAAGGTAGTGAAGCTATTAAACAAAAATATTTAGTTCCAAGTATTTCGGGCGATATGATAGGCTGCTTGTGTATTACCGAACCTTTCGGTGGGAGTGATGTTGCAGGTATGCGCACAACAGCGATTAAGGACGGAGACTCTTATATTATAAATGGATCTAAAACATTTATTACCAATGGTGTGCTTAGCGATTATCTTGTCGTAGCAGCAAAAACCGACCCAACAGCAGGAGGTAAAGGTATTAGTATGTTTGTTGTTGATCGTAAATCTATAGGTGTTTCTGCTACAAAATTAGATAAGTTGGGCTGGCGAGCTTCAGATACCGGTGAAATTGCTTTTGATCAGGTTAAAATTCCGGCTGAAAATTTACTAGGAGAAGCTGGTAAAGGATTTTCATACATCATGCAGCATTTTGCCTTGGAGCGTTTAATTATGGGGGTTAATGGCCATGCTAGAGCCGAATTTGCTTTGAACTATGCCTTGCAATATATGAGCGACCGTCAAGCCTTTGGAAAATCTATCGATCAGTTTCAAGCCTTAAGGCATAAAGTAGCCGATTTGTCAACCGAAGTAGAATTCTGTAAAGCCTTTAATTACGCTGTGGCTTACCGCTTAAATAAAGGAGAGTACGTTGTAAAGGAAGCAACCATGTCGAAATTAAAATCAACAAAAGTTGCCGATGACGTAATATATGAGTGTTTGCAGTTTTTAGGAGGCTACGGTTATATGGAAGATTACCCTTTAGCACGCTTGCTTCGCGATAGTCGTTTAGGGCCTATAGGAGGTGGAACATCGGAAATTCTTCGTGAAATTTTAGCAAAAATTATTATAGATAAAAAAACATATAAGCCGGCAACCTAA
- the rpsU gene encoding 30S ribosomal protein S21 yields MLIIPIKEGENIDRALKRYKRKFDRTGTKRALQTGKQFDKPSVIRRAQIQKAQYIQGLRDAENI; encoded by the coding sequence ATGTTAATAATTCCAATTAAAGAAGGAGAGAATATAGATAGAGCGTTAAAGCGTTATAAAAGAAAGTTCGATAGAACTGGAACTAAGCGTGCGTTACAAACTGGTAAGCAGTTTGACAAGCCTTCTGTTATTCGTAGAGCGCAAATTCAAAAAGCACAATACATCCAAGGACTAAGAGATGCAGAAAATATTTAA
- a CDS encoding tyrosine-type recombinase/integrase codes for MSFKPFTEYLLLEKNYSKLTVKAYQSDLVSFSNFIKGTYGSDAIQNVNYSQIRSWIVLLVESGITNRSINRKVSTLNSYFKFLIKVGDVDVNPLAKHKALKTSKKLQVPFSESEINTVLDNLNIGDDFESVRNKLIIEIFYSTGIRRIELVGLKLSSLDLDNKTLKVIGKRNKERIVPLLYAVVETLKTYLKLRGDLNFIEDNESLFLTKKGVKIYETLVYRIINDYFSSASSKVKKSPHILRHSFATHLLNQGADLNAVKELLGHSSLAATQVYTHNSIAELKKVHIHAHPRSKK; via the coding sequence ATGTCTTTTAAACCTTTCACCGAATATTTGTTACTTGAAAAAAACTACTCTAAGTTAACCGTTAAAGCGTATCAAAGTGACTTAGTAAGTTTTTCGAATTTTATAAAGGGTACCTATGGCAGCGATGCGATTCAAAATGTAAATTATTCGCAAATCCGATCTTGGATTGTATTATTGGTAGAAAGTGGCATCACCAATAGGAGTATAAACAGAAAAGTTTCTACGCTAAATTCCTATTTTAAGTTCTTAATTAAAGTTGGTGATGTGGATGTCAATCCGCTTGCGAAACATAAAGCATTAAAAACAAGTAAAAAACTACAGGTGCCTTTTTCCGAAAGTGAAATTAACACCGTCTTAGATAACCTTAATATAGGAGATGATTTTGAAAGCGTTCGTAATAAATTAATTATTGAAATATTTTATTCAACAGGGATTAGGCGTATTGAGCTTGTGGGGTTAAAACTATCGAGTTTAGATTTAGATAATAAAACTCTAAAAGTTATTGGTAAACGTAATAAGGAGCGTATTGTACCGTTATTGTATGCAGTAGTCGAGACGTTAAAGACTTATTTAAAATTGCGCGGTGATTTAAATTTTATTGAAGATAATGAAAGTTTGTTTTTAACTAAAAAAGGCGTTAAAATATATGAAACTCTTGTTTACCGAATAATAAATGATTATTTTAGTTCAGCATCTTCAAAAGTAAAAAAGAGTCCTCATATATTAAGACACTCTTTTGCTACTCATTTGTTAAACCAAGGTGCCGATTTAAATGCAGTTAAAGAACTTTTAGGACATTCAAGTTTGGCTGCTACGCAAGTTTATACCCATAACAGTATAGCCGAACTTAAAAAAGTGCATATTCATGCGCATCCAAGAAGTAAAAAATAA
- the hpf gene encoding ribosome hibernation-promoting factor, HPF/YfiA family has product MKVNTQSVNFNADVKLLAFIQKRMDKLDLFYDKVIKSDVFLKVENTSDKENKIFEVKVSVPGDSLVVKKQCKSFEEGADMAIASLERQLKKKKEKLRAYL; this is encoded by the coding sequence ATGAAAGTAAACACGCAATCCGTAAATTTTAATGCAGATGTAAAATTATTGGCCTTTATCCAAAAACGTATGGATAAATTGGATTTGTTTTATGACAAGGTTATCAAATCAGATGTTTTTTTGAAAGTTGAAAATACAAGTGATAAAGAAAATAAAATATTTGAAGTTAAAGTGAGTGTGCCCGGTGATAGTCTTGTGGTAAAAAAGCAATGCAAAAGCTTCGAAGAAGGCGCAGATATGGCGATAGCATCCTTAGAAAGACAGTTGAAAAAGAAAAAAGAAAAATTAAGAGCATATTTATGA
- the tuf gene encoding elongation factor Tu: MAKATFDRSKPHLNIGTIGHVDHGKTTLTAAITKVLADAGLSEARDFSSIDNAPEEKERGITINTSHVEYQTQNRHYAHVDCPGHADYVKNMVTGAAQMDGAILVVAATDGPMPQTREHILLGRQVGIPRIVVFLNKVDMVDDEELLELVDMEVRDLLSFYEYDGDNGPVVSGSALGALNGEQKWVDTVLELMEACDNWIEEPVRDMDKPFLMPIEDVFSITGRGTVATGRIETGVAKTGDPVEIIGMGAEKLTSTITGIEMFRQILDRGEAGDNAGILLRGIEKSQISRGMVITKPGSVTPHAKFKAEVYILKKEEGGRHTPFHNNYRPQFYVRTTDVTGNIALPDGVEMVMPGDNLTITVELIQPIAMNVGLRFAIREGGRTVGAGQVTEILD; this comes from the coding sequence ATGGCAAAGGCAACTTTCGATCGTTCAAAACCACACTTAAATATTGGTACAATTGGACACGTAGATCACGGTAAAACAACTTTAACTGCTGCTATTACTAAAGTATTAGCTGATGCAGGTTTATCTGAAGCAAGAGATTTCTCTTCTATTGACAACGCTCCAGAGGAGAAAGAAAGAGGTATCACAATTAATACTTCTCACGTAGAGTACCAAACACAAAATCGTCACTACGCTCACGTAGACTGTCCAGGTCACGCCGATTACGTAAAGAACATGGTTACTGGTGCTGCTCAAATGGATGGTGCAATCTTAGTGGTAGCTGCTACAGATGGTCCTATGCCACAAACTCGTGAGCACATCTTATTAGGTCGTCAAGTAGGTATTCCTCGTATCGTTGTTTTCTTAAACAAAGTTGATATGGTTGATGATGAAGAGCTTTTAGAATTAGTAGATATGGAAGTTAGAGATTTATTATCTTTCTACGAGTACGATGGAGATAATGGTCCTGTAGTTTCAGGTTCTGCTTTAGGAGCACTTAACGGTGAGCAAAAATGGGTTGACACTGTATTAGAATTAATGGAAGCATGTGATAACTGGATCGAAGAGCCAGTACGTGATATGGATAAGCCTTTCTTGATGCCTATCGAAGACGTATTCTCTATTACTGGTCGTGGTACTGTTGCAACTGGACGTATCGAAACTGGTGTGGCTAAAACAGGAGATCCTGTAGAGATTATCGGTATGGGTGCTGAAAAATTAACTTCTACTATTACAGGTATCGAAATGTTCCGTCAAATATTAGATAGAGGTGAAGCTGGTGATAACGCTGGTATCTTATTAAGAGGTATTGAGAAATCTCAAATTTCAAGAGGTATGGTAATTACTAAGCCAGGTTCTGTAACACCACACGCTAAATTTAAAGCTGAGGTTTATATCTTGAAAAAAGAAGAAGGTGGACGTCACACTCCATTCCATAACAACTACCGTCCACAGTTCTACGTACGTACAACTGACGTAACTGGAAACATTGCGCTTCCTGATGGTGTTGAGATGGTTATGCCTGGAGATAACTTAACTATTACTGTAGAGTTAATCCAACCAATTGCTATGAACGTAGGTTTACGTTTCGCTATCCGTGAAGGTGGTAGAACAGTTGGTGCAGGTCAAGTAACTGAAATATTAGACTAA
- the secE gene encoding preprotein translocase subunit SecE, whose product MAGFANYIKESFGELKNNVTWPTWAEGQSLTVLVAVFSIIFSLVIWGVDTVFSKVISAYFQWIS is encoded by the coding sequence ATGGCTGGATTTGCAAATTATATAAAAGAATCATTCGGAGAACTAAAGAATAATGTTACTTGGCCTACTTGGGCTGAAGGACAGAGTTTGACTGTTTTAGTCGCTGTTTTTTCAATTATATTCTCTCTAGTAATCTGGGGAGTGGATACAGTGTTTAGCAAGGTGATATCAGCTTACTTTCAATGGATTAGTTAA
- the nusG gene encoding transcription termination/antitermination protein NusG, with translation MSEVSEKKWYVVRAVSGQENKIKSYIENEIARLGMQDYVDQVLVPTERVVQIRNGKKIHKEKVFFPGYIMIQANLTGEIPHIIRSVTNVIGFLGETKGGDPVPLRQSEVNRMLGKVDELSVEETANVAIPYTKGETVKVIDGPFNGFDGTIEKINEEKRKLEVMVKIFGRKTPLELSYMQVEKV, from the coding sequence ATGTCTGAAGTAAGTGAAAAAAAATGGTATGTAGTTCGTGCTGTAAGTGGACAAGAAAATAAGATTAAATCTTATATCGAAAATGAGATTGCTCGTTTAGGTATGCAAGATTATGTTGATCAAGTTTTAGTGCCTACAGAGCGTGTTGTACAAATCCGTAATGGTAAAAAGATTCATAAGGAAAAAGTGTTTTTTCCAGGATATATTATGATTCAAGCTAACCTTACTGGCGAAATACCTCATATCATCAGATCGGTAACTAATGTTATCGGGTTTTTAGGAGAAACAAAAGGTGGTGATCCTGTTCCATTAAGACAATCTGAAGTTAACAGAATGTTAGGGAAAGTGGATGAGTTATCTGTTGAAGAAACGGCCAATGTTGCAATTCCTTATACAAAAGGAGAAACAGTAAAAGTTATCGATGGACCTTTCAATGGTTTTGACGGTACCATTGAGAAAATCAATGAAGAAAAGCGTAAACTTGAAGTTATGGTTAAGATTTTCGGAAGAAAAACACCATTAGAGTTAAGTTATATGCAGGTTGAAAAAGTATAA
- the rplK gene encoding 50S ribosomal protein L11, with translation MAKELSKVVKLQVRGGAANPSPPVGPALGAAGVNIMEFCKQFNARTQDKAGKVLPVVISVYKDKSFDFVIKTPPAAVQLLEAAKVKKGSGEPNRKKVAKVSWDQIKTIAEDKMVDLNAFTPESAMKMIAGTARSMGITVTGKFPS, from the coding sequence ATGGCAAAAGAATTAAGTAAAGTAGTTAAGTTACAAGTTCGGGGAGGTGCAGCGAATCCGTCGCCACCGGTTGGACCCGCTTTAGGTGCTGCTGGAGTTAACATCATGGAGTTCTGTAAGCAATTTAATGCTAGAACTCAAGATAAAGCCGGTAAAGTTTTACCAGTTGTTATTTCGGTATACAAAGACAAGTCATTTGACTTTGTTATCAAGACTCCTCCAGCTGCAGTACAATTATTAGAAGCGGCCAAGGTGAAAAAAGGTTCAGGTGAACCAAACCGAAAAAAAGTAGCTAAAGTATCTTGGGATCAGATCAAGACTATAGCAGAAGACAAAATGGTAGATTTAAATGCATTTACTCCAGAGTCTGCTATGAAAATGATTGCTGGTACAGCAAGATCGATGGGAATAACTGTAACAGGGAAATTTCCTTCTTAA
- the rplA gene encoding 50S ribosomal protein L1 gives MARLTKKQKEALAKIEKGRVYSLEDASALVKEITNTKFDSSVDIAVRLGVDPRKANQMVRGVVSLPHGTGKDVKVLALVTPDKEAEAKEAGADYVGLDEYLDKIKSGWTDVDVIITMPSVMGKLGPLGRVLGPRGLMPNPKTGTVTMDVAKAVTEVKAGKIDFKVDKTGIVHAAIGKASFSADKIAENANELLQTLIKLKPTTAKGVYVKGISISSTMSPSIAVDSKIG, from the coding sequence ATGGCAAGATTAACAAAAAAGCAAAAAGAAGCTTTAGCGAAAATTGAAAAAGGAAGAGTGTATTCTTTAGAAGATGCATCAGCCTTAGTTAAAGAAATTACCAATACAAAATTTGATTCATCTGTAGATATCGCTGTACGTTTAGGAGTTGATCCTCGTAAAGCTAATCAAATGGTAAGAGGAGTTGTATCTCTTCCTCATGGTACTGGTAAAGACGTAAAAGTATTAGCATTAGTAACACCAGATAAAGAAGCAGAAGCTAAAGAAGCTGGTGCTGATTATGTAGGTTTAGACGAGTACCTAGATAAAATCAAGAGTGGTTGGACAGATGTAGATGTTATTATTACTATGCCTAGCGTAATGGGTAAATTAGGTCCTTTAGGACGTGTATTAGGTCCTCGTGGTTTAATGCCTAACCCAAAAACAGGAACAGTAACAATGGATGTAGCAAAAGCTGTAACAGAAGTAAAAGCTGGTAAAATTGACTTTAAAGTTGATAAAACTGGTATCGTACACGCTGCTATTGGTAAAGCATCATTTAGTGCTGATAAAATTGCTGAAAATGCAAATGAATTATTACAAACATTAATAAAATTAAAACCAACAACTGCAAAAGGAGTTTACGTGAAAGGTATTTCTATCTCTTCAACAATGAGTCCTAGTATCGCTGTTGATTCTAAAATTGGTTAA
- the rplJ gene encoding 50S ribosomal protein L10, translating into MTREEKSLVIEELTAELANNANVYLADISGLNADATSNLRRAAFKANVQMAVVKNTLLAKAMEASEKDFGDLPSVLKGNTSVMYSETGNAPAKLIKNFRKKSEKPLLKGAFIEEAVYIGDAQLDMLVDIKSKEELLGEIVTILQSPAKNVISALKSGGGTIAGLIKTLSEREG; encoded by the coding sequence ATGACAAGAGAAGAAAAATCATTAGTAATTGAGGAATTGACTGCAGAATTAGCTAATAATGCCAATGTTTATTTGGCAGATATTTCAGGATTGAATGCAGATGCTACTTCAAACTTACGTCGTGCTGCTTTTAAAGCAAACGTACAAATGGCGGTTGTTAAAAATACATTACTTGCTAAAGCCATGGAAGCTTCTGAAAAAGATTTCGGAGATTTACCTTCTGTGCTTAAAGGAAATACATCTGTGATGTATTCTGAAACAGGTAATGCACCAGCAAAATTAATTAAAAACTTCCGTAAAAAATCTGAGAAGCCTCTGTTAAAAGGAGCCTTCATCGAGGAAGCTGTTTACATCGGTGACGCACAATTAGACATGTTAGTTGATATCAAGTCTAAAGAAGAGTTACTTGGAGAAATTGTTACAATTTTACAATCTCCTGCTAAAAATGTTATTTCAGCCCTTAAATCAGGTGGTGGAACCATTGCTGGACTTATTAAAACACTATCTGAAAGAGAAGGATAG
- the rplL gene encoding 50S ribosomal protein L7/L12, producing MADLKDFAEQLVNLTVKEVNELATILKDEYGIEPAAAAAVAVAGPAAGGEAEEAQTEFDVILKAAGGSKLAVVKLVKELTGLGLKEAKGLVDDAPSAIKEAVSKDEAEALKASLEEAGAEVELK from the coding sequence ATGGCAGATTTAAAAGATTTCGCAGAACAATTAGTTAACCTTACTGTAAAAGAAGTAAATGAGTTAGCAACTATATTAAAAGATGAGTACGGTATCGAGCCTGCTGCTGCTGCTGCAGTTGCTGTTGCTGGTCCTGCCGCTGGTGGTGAAGCTGAAGAGGCTCAAACTGAATTTGATGTTATCTTAAAAGCAGCTGGTGGTTCTAAATTAGCTGTAGTAAAATTAGTTAAAGAATTAACTGGTTTAGGATTAAAAGAAGCTAAAGGTTTAGTTGATGATGCACCAAGCGCTATCAAAGAAGCTGTATCTAAAGATGAAGCAGAAGCTTTAAAAGCATCTTTAGAAGAGGCAGGAGCTGAGGTTGAGCTTAAGTAA